A single window of Hymenobacter sp. APR13 DNA harbors:
- a CDS encoding DUF3037 domain-containing protein, with product MPEKHLFEYAVLRVVPRVEREEFCNVGVVLYCRPLGFLQCRFHLDEARLRALGGLALDLDELQARLGAFQRICEGRRHGGPIGQFGVAERFRWLTATRSTVLQTSAVHPGLCLDPAATLDRLFEQLVR from the coding sequence CTGCCCGAGAAGCACTTATTTGAGTATGCCGTGCTGCGCGTGGTACCGCGCGTAGAGCGGGAAGAATTCTGCAACGTGGGCGTGGTGCTGTACTGCCGCCCGCTGGGGTTTCTGCAGTGCCGCTTCCACCTCGACGAAGCCCGCCTGCGCGCCCTCGGCGGCCTTGCCCTCGACCTGGACGAGCTGCAGGCCCGGCTGGGTGCGTTCCAGCGCATCTGTGAGGGCCGCCGCCACGGCGGGCCCATCGGGCAGTTTGGGGTGGCCGAGCGGTTCCGCTGGCTTACGGCCACGCGCAGCACCGTGCTGCAAACCTCCGCCGTGCACCCCGGCCTCTGCCTCGACCCGGCCGCCACCCTGGACCGCCTGTTCGAGCAACTGGTGAGGTAG
- a CDS encoding ExeM/NucH family extracellular endonuclease, with product MPAVSTRFAALALISAFPIGSRPAAAQSTPAITHIGTIQGTGPAATPGTYTIEGVVTGVYPGLSPGGFYVQEATAATDGNPATSDALYVVQPETKVKIGDNVRITGTVLESADAPSYTQAVLTQPTVEVLWPKNQLPDFSVLPAGQYSSADLERFEGMRVQFPVPLTVADVYSLKQRGELILTTGGTLYQPTQFIDPNDNPATGTTSTGTSNVAAVNAYQTANLERSLVLDDGTAAKPTTMPFVDPVLGTVRVGSTVARLRGIMGFSYGKWRIQPLPGPDAPSFNVRRPAVPTFGRLDLKIASYNVLNYFNGDGAGGGFPTPRGAKTAEDFARQRAKIIAGLVAMNADIIGLSEMENDGFGPESAVQDLVNGLNQVAGAGTYAFINDGGATQQPNNTDVIRCAILYKPAAVTPLKAAMVATTPGVFERPPLAQLFTTRRTTRPDTLALVVNHFKSKSSGKGVDADQNDGQGGSNDRRRTQARELVQFLNKTVKPAGARRVICIGDYNSNYEEDPLDILRAAGLVVVTPPTSASYVFRGLTGSLDHCIVTPNLVGFIDVHKWNINSGEPNSLQYDAAGPATDTQSPFRSSDHDPVLIGVNFKGLAPTSISASRLYMYPNPEGGARAFALPELPATTGPISLEMSLPQGATMLRLQGPQALIQSQLNRATAHLAPGLYMLRIKGQGVDATQRVMKE from the coding sequence ATGCCCGCCGTTTCTACTCGCTTTGCTGCTCTCGCTCTGATCAGTGCTTTTCCCATCGGCAGCCGGCCCGCCGCTGCCCAATCCACGCCGGCCATCACCCACATCGGCACCATTCAGGGCACGGGTCCGGCGGCCACGCCCGGTACCTACACCATTGAGGGCGTCGTGACAGGCGTGTATCCGGGGCTGAGCCCGGGCGGCTTCTACGTGCAGGAAGCCACCGCCGCCACCGACGGCAACCCCGCCACCTCCGACGCCCTCTACGTGGTGCAGCCCGAGACCAAGGTGAAGATCGGCGACAACGTGCGCATCACGGGCACGGTGCTGGAAAGCGCCGACGCGCCCTCCTACACCCAGGCCGTGCTCACCCAGCCCACCGTGGAAGTGCTCTGGCCCAAAAACCAGCTCCCCGATTTCTCGGTGCTGCCCGCCGGCCAGTATTCCTCGGCCGATCTGGAGCGGTTTGAGGGCATGCGCGTGCAGTTTCCGGTGCCGCTCACGGTGGCCGATGTATACAGCCTCAAGCAGCGCGGCGAGCTGATTCTGACCACCGGCGGCACGCTCTACCAGCCCACCCAGTTCATCGACCCCAACGACAACCCCGCCACCGGCACCACCAGCACCGGCACCAGCAACGTGGCCGCCGTCAATGCCTACCAGACCGCCAACCTCGAACGGTCGTTGGTGCTCGACGACGGCACCGCCGCCAAGCCCACCACCATGCCCTTTGTTGATCCGGTGCTGGGCACCGTGCGGGTGGGCAGCACCGTGGCGCGGCTGCGCGGTATCATGGGCTTCAGCTACGGCAAGTGGCGCATCCAGCCCCTGCCCGGCCCCGATGCGCCCTCGTTTAACGTGCGCCGCCCCGCCGTGCCCACCTTCGGGCGCCTCGACCTGAAGATTGCCAGCTACAACGTGCTCAACTACTTCAACGGCGACGGCGCGGGCGGCGGCTTCCCCACGCCCCGCGGTGCCAAAACCGCCGAGGACTTCGCCCGCCAGCGCGCCAAAATCATTGCCGGCCTGGTGGCCATGAACGCCGACATCATCGGGCTGAGTGAGATGGAAAACGACGGTTTCGGGCCCGAGTCGGCGGTGCAGGACCTGGTGAACGGCCTCAACCAGGTGGCCGGCGCCGGCACCTACGCTTTCATCAACGACGGCGGCGCCACCCAGCAGCCCAACAACACCGACGTTATCCGGTGCGCCATCCTGTACAAGCCCGCCGCGGTAACACCGCTGAAAGCGGCTATGGTGGCCACCACGCCCGGCGTGTTCGAGCGCCCACCGCTGGCCCAGCTGTTCACCACCCGCCGCACCACCCGCCCCGACACGCTGGCGCTGGTCGTGAACCATTTCAAGTCCAAGAGCAGCGGCAAGGGCGTGGATGCCGACCAGAACGACGGCCAGGGCGGCTCCAACGACCGGCGCCGCACCCAGGCCCGCGAGTTGGTACAGTTCCTGAACAAAACCGTGAAGCCGGCCGGCGCCCGCCGCGTGATCTGCATCGGCGACTACAACTCCAACTACGAAGAAGACCCGCTCGATATTCTGCGCGCCGCCGGCCTGGTGGTCGTGACGCCGCCCACTAGCGCTTCCTATGTGTTCCGGGGCCTCACTGGCTCGCTCGACCACTGCATCGTGACGCCCAACCTAGTGGGGTTTATTGACGTGCACAAATGGAACATCAACTCCGGCGAGCCGAACTCTCTGCAGTATGACGCCGCCGGCCCCGCCACCGACACCCAAAGCCCCTTCCGCTCCTCCGACCACGACCCGGTGCTGATCGGCGTGAACTTCAAGGGCCTCGCCCCGACCAGCATCAGCGCCTCGCGCCTCTACATGTACCCCAACCCCGAGGGCGGCGCCCGCGCCTTTGCCCTGCCGGAGCTGCCCGCCACCACCGGCCCGATTTCGCTGGAAATGAGCCTGCCGCAGGGCGCTACCATGCTGCGCCTGCAGGGCCCGCAGGCGCTGATACAGTCGCAGCTCAACCGCGCCACCGCCCACCTGGCCCCCGGCCTCTACATGCTCCGCATCAAAGGCCAGGGCGTAGACGCCACCCAGCGCGTGATGAAGGAGTAG
- a CDS encoding HelD family protein, which produces MNATEQEEKEYLEEIKEKLTLAVRRVDNAVKQFSTELRQKKEYIHENQSGMDEADMVAADQSINRMALTGEGAVGRKRRLLKLVQSPYFGRLDFGAKNQPAVPVYIGVHSFFDEQQRQNLIYDWRAPISSLFYDFELGEASYATPSGTVQGRIELKRQYKIRDGRLEFLLDSDVNIHDDVLQQELAKSSDDKMKNIVATIQRDQNAVIRNEEATVMVIQGVAGSGKTSIALHRIAFLLYRYRETMAAKDLLIISPNKVFADYISNVLPELGEEHLPEMGMEELAADLLEGRYQFQTFFEQVTALLERHDAAFIERIRFKSSFEFLSQLNQYLLHIENNYLTVTELRVGRTVVPAAFIQQKFRTYHRVPLLKRFALVANDVRAHVRDAVGRKLTGQEKGTIGEALPRMFRLHQVPELYRDFYHWIGRPELLKMHPGQPLEYADVFALIYLRIRLEGLPGYDHVKHLLIDEMQDYTPVQYAVLSRLFHCRKTILGDVSQTVNPYSASSAETIERVFPQAEVVRLYRSYRSTLEITAFAQRITPNPHIMPLERHGPAPAVRQFGSRDEELQALGQLIADFPGSGHHSLGIICKTLRQAEQAFEALEAAGVYLLTDESTKFKEGIILTTAHLAKGLEFDAVVVPFVSARVYKTEVDRSMLYVACTRAMHQLTLTYSGELTSFLSA; this is translated from the coding sequence ATGAACGCTACCGAACAGGAAGAAAAAGAGTACCTGGAAGAAATCAAGGAGAAACTCACGCTGGCCGTGCGCCGCGTGGACAACGCCGTGAAGCAGTTCTCCACCGAGCTGCGCCAGAAAAAGGAGTACATCCACGAAAACCAGTCGGGCATGGACGAGGCCGACATGGTGGCCGCCGACCAGTCCATCAACCGCATGGCCCTCACGGGCGAAGGCGCCGTGGGCCGCAAGCGCCGGTTGCTCAAGCTGGTGCAGTCGCCCTACTTCGGCCGCCTCGATTTCGGCGCCAAAAACCAGCCGGCCGTGCCGGTGTATATTGGGGTGCATTCGTTTTTTGATGAGCAGCAGCGCCAGAACCTGATTTACGACTGGCGCGCGCCCATTTCCTCGCTGTTCTATGATTTCGAGCTGGGCGAGGCGTCGTACGCTACGCCGTCGGGCACGGTGCAGGGCCGCATCGAGCTGAAGCGACAGTACAAGATCCGGGACGGCCGCCTGGAGTTCCTGCTCGACAGCGACGTGAACATCCACGACGACGTGCTGCAGCAGGAGTTGGCCAAATCCTCCGACGATAAGATGAAGAACATCGTCGCCACCATTCAGCGCGACCAGAACGCGGTTATCCGTAATGAGGAGGCCACGGTGATGGTGATTCAGGGGGTGGCCGGCTCGGGTAAAACCTCCATTGCCCTGCACCGCATTGCGTTTCTGCTCTACCGCTACCGCGAAACCATGGCCGCCAAGGACCTGCTCATCATCTCGCCCAACAAGGTCTTTGCCGACTACATTTCCAACGTGCTGCCTGAGCTGGGCGAGGAGCACCTGCCGGAAATGGGCATGGAGGAGCTGGCCGCCGACCTGCTGGAAGGCCGCTACCAGTTCCAGACCTTTTTCGAGCAGGTAACGGCCCTGCTGGAGCGCCACGACGCGGCCTTTATTGAGCGGATCCGGTTCAAGTCGTCGTTTGAGTTCCTGAGCCAGCTCAATCAGTATCTGCTCCACATCGAGAATAATTACCTCACCGTAACGGAGCTGCGCGTGGGCCGCACGGTGGTGCCGGCTGCTTTCATTCAGCAGAAGTTCCGGACCTACCACCGGGTGCCGCTGCTGAAGCGGTTTGCGCTGGTGGCCAACGATGTGCGGGCCCACGTGCGCGACGCCGTGGGCCGCAAGCTCACGGGCCAGGAGAAGGGCACCATCGGCGAGGCCCTGCCCCGCATGTTCCGGCTGCACCAGGTGCCGGAGCTTTACCGCGACTTTTACCACTGGATCGGGCGGCCCGAGCTGCTGAAGATGCACCCCGGCCAGCCGCTGGAGTACGCCGACGTGTTTGCCCTGATTTACCTGCGTATCCGCCTGGAAGGCCTGCCCGGCTACGACCACGTCAAGCACCTGCTGATCGACGAGATGCAGGACTACACGCCCGTGCAGTACGCCGTGCTGTCGCGCCTGTTCCACTGCCGCAAAACCATCCTCGGCGACGTGAGCCAGACGGTGAACCCCTACAGCGCATCATCGGCCGAAACCATTGAGCGGGTGTTTCCGCAGGCCGAGGTAGTGCGCCTCTACCGCAGCTACCGCTCCACCCTCGAAATTACGGCCTTCGCCCAGCGCATCACGCCCAACCCGCACATCATGCCGCTGGAGCGGCACGGCCCCGCGCCCGCCGTGCGGCAGTTCGGCAGCCGCGACGAGGAGCTGCAGGCCCTGGGGCAGCTGATAGCGGACTTCCCCGGCTCCGGCCACCACTCCCTGGGCATTATCTGCAAGACGCTGCGGCAGGCGGAGCAGGCTTTCGAGGCGCTGGAAGCAGCGGGCGTGTACCTGCTCACCGATGAGTCCACGAAGTTCAAGGAAGGCATCATCCTCACCACAGCCCACCTGGCCAAGGGGCTGGAGTTTGATGCGGTAGTGGTACCGTTCGTATCGGCCCGCGTTTACAAAACGGAGGTGGACCGCAGCATGCTGTACGTGGCCTGCACCCGCGCCATGCACCAGCTCACGCTCACCTATTCCGGAGAGCTGACGAGCTTTCTGTCGGCCTGA
- a CDS encoding SulP family inorganic anion transporter — protein MFQVLPYLAQYKINVKNEILAGLTTALALVPEVVAFALLAHISPLVGIGSAFIICLITSIFGGRPGMISGAAGSVAVVIVALVAQHGVEYLFLAVALMGVLQIAVGLLRFGKFIRLVPQPVVYGFVNGLAVIIFMAQLEQFKVPGAGGEDQWLQGTPLLLMLGLVALTMAIVYLLPKLTKAVPASLAAIIIVSALVIGGNLDTKSVGDIASIKGGLPTLHWPQVPLTWATLALVLPYSVIMALVGLTESLLTLTVVDEMTDTRGHGNQDCVAQGLANVASGLTGGMGGCAMIGQTMVNLESRGRGRLSGVVAALALALFVVAGSSLIEQLPLAALVGVMFMVVIGTFEWASLRILRRMPRADVLVMLLVTLVTAVSQNLALAVLLGVVISALVFAWENAKRIRARKHTDAAGTRHYEIYGPLFFGSVQAFTDKFDVQQDPTQVVIDFRESRVADMSGIDALHKLTERYHRLGKTLHLRHLSPDCRQLLRNAGALIEVNIQEDPEYRVVTAE, from the coding sequence ATGTTTCAGGTTCTGCCCTATCTGGCTCAGTACAAAATCAACGTCAAAAACGAAATTCTCGCCGGCCTGACCACCGCGCTGGCCCTGGTGCCGGAAGTGGTGGCCTTCGCGCTGCTGGCCCACATCAGCCCGCTGGTGGGCATCGGCTCGGCCTTCATCATCTGCCTTATCACGAGCATCTTCGGCGGTCGGCCGGGCATGATTTCGGGCGCGGCCGGCTCGGTAGCCGTCGTCATTGTGGCCCTGGTGGCTCAGCACGGCGTGGAATACCTGTTCCTGGCCGTGGCCCTGATGGGCGTGTTGCAGATTGCCGTGGGGCTGCTGCGTTTCGGCAAGTTTATCCGGCTGGTGCCGCAGCCGGTGGTGTACGGCTTCGTCAACGGGCTGGCCGTCATCATCTTCATGGCCCAGCTGGAGCAGTTCAAGGTGCCCGGCGCGGGTGGAGAGGATCAGTGGCTGCAAGGCACCCCGCTCCTGCTGATGCTCGGGCTGGTGGCGCTCACCATGGCCATCGTCTACCTGCTGCCCAAGCTCACGAAGGCCGTGCCGGCCTCGCTGGCGGCCATCATCATAGTGTCGGCGCTGGTGATTGGGGGCAACCTCGATACCAAGTCGGTGGGTGATATTGCCTCCATCAAGGGCGGGCTGCCCACGCTGCACTGGCCGCAGGTGCCCCTGACCTGGGCTACGCTGGCGCTGGTGCTGCCCTACTCCGTCATCATGGCGCTGGTGGGCCTCACCGAAAGTTTGCTGACCCTGACCGTGGTGGACGAAATGACCGACACCCGCGGCCACGGCAACCAGGACTGCGTGGCCCAGGGCCTGGCCAACGTGGCCTCGGGCCTGACCGGCGGCATGGGCGGCTGCGCCATGATCGGGCAGACGATGGTGAATCTGGAATCCAGGGGGCGCGGGCGGCTGTCGGGCGTGGTGGCAGCGTTGGCGCTGGCGCTGTTTGTGGTGGCCGGCTCCTCGCTCATCGAGCAGCTGCCGCTGGCCGCGCTGGTGGGCGTGATGTTTATGGTGGTGATTGGCACCTTCGAGTGGGCCAGCCTACGCATCCTGCGCCGCATGCCCCGCGCCGACGTGCTGGTGATGCTGCTCGTGACGCTGGTCACGGCCGTGTCGCAGAACCTGGCGCTGGCTGTGCTGCTGGGCGTGGTGATTTCGGCGTTGGTGTTCGCCTGGGAAAACGCCAAGCGCATCCGGGCCCGCAAGCACACCGACGCCGCCGGCACCCGCCACTACGAAATCTACGGGCCGCTGTTCTTCGGCTCGGTGCAGGCCTTCACCGATAAGTTCGACGTGCAGCAGGACCCCACTCAGGTCGTCATCGACTTCCGCGAAAGCCGGGTGGCCGATATGTCGGGCATTGATGCGCTGCACAAGCTCACGGAGCGCTACCACCGCCTGGGCAAAACCCTGCACCTGCGCCACCTCAGCCCCGACTGCCGCCAGCTGCTGCGCAACGCCGGCGCCCTCATCGAAGTCAACATTCAGGAAGACCCCGAATACCGCGTGGTAACGGCCGAGTAG
- a CDS encoding flavin monoamine oxidase family protein, protein MPTSFTSFPKARTPLLRALQQAFGLATLANEPGAPSAEVLADLATSQSRRDFMAATAKMGLLVGAGGLLAACEAPVVEPAAPAGLAAGFDAQNPQPRIVVVGAGLAGLNCAYQLRKAGLRADVYEASNRAGGRIFTATGLMAPGLTTELGGEFIDSGHRDMLELAREFGLPLYDVEAPSETVLRKDAYYFGGQQYTVAQVIEAFQPYARQIGADCRSLPGTITYDNLSAAAARFDQLSIAGYFDSIGLTGLVRTLLDVAYVTEYGREVSEQTAINFLWLFSADTHKGTFDIFGISDERYKIQGGNQRLTDAMAQQLSGQLTLQHKLLAVAQPAAGGEYQLTFEQAGGRQVQIAADYVVLTLPFTVLRQVQLLVALPAWKTNAIRNLGYGTNAKLFLGFNGRPWRTDGYTGYIFSDTPVQSGWDSGQLQPTAQSAYTVYLGGQEGVRVGTGSAQSQVSRYLPVLEAAWPATRGRYNGRVERMHWPTHPYTLASYACYRPGQYSTIAGAEGRPVSNLYFAGEHCSAWYQGYMNGAAETGRLAADGLRAALRGNSTALHRRLRQREQALV, encoded by the coding sequence ATGCCCACATCCTTTACTTCCTTTCCCAAAGCCCGCACTCCGCTGCTGCGGGCTCTGCAGCAGGCCTTTGGCCTAGCCACGCTGGCCAATGAGCCGGGCGCGCCGTCGGCAGAAGTCTTAGCCGACCTAGCCACCAGCCAGAGCCGCCGCGACTTCATGGCGGCCACCGCCAAAATGGGCCTGCTGGTAGGGGCCGGGGGCCTGCTGGCAGCCTGCGAAGCGCCCGTGGTAGAGCCTGCAGCACCTGCTGGTCTGGCTGCCGGTTTCGATGCCCAGAATCCGCAGCCGCGCATCGTGGTGGTGGGCGCGGGCTTGGCGGGCCTCAACTGCGCGTATCAGCTGCGCAAGGCCGGCCTGCGGGCCGATGTGTATGAAGCCAGCAACCGCGCCGGCGGCCGCATTTTCACGGCCACCGGCCTGATGGCGCCAGGCCTGACCACCGAGCTGGGGGGCGAGTTCATCGACAGCGGGCACCGCGACATGCTGGAGCTGGCCCGGGAGTTTGGGCTGCCGCTCTACGACGTGGAAGCCCCCAGCGAAACCGTGCTACGCAAGGATGCCTACTACTTTGGGGGCCAGCAGTACACGGTGGCGCAGGTGATTGAGGCCTTCCAGCCCTACGCCCGCCAGATTGGGGCCGACTGCCGCTCGCTGCCCGGCACCATCACCTACGACAACCTGTCGGCCGCCGCCGCCCGCTTCGACCAGCTGTCCATTGCCGGCTACTTCGACTCGATTGGGCTGACCGGGCTGGTACGCACGCTGCTGGATGTGGCCTACGTGACCGAGTATGGGCGCGAAGTGAGCGAGCAGACGGCCATCAACTTTCTGTGGCTGTTCTCAGCCGATACGCACAAGGGCACCTTCGACATCTTCGGCATCAGCGACGAGCGGTACAAGATTCAGGGCGGCAACCAGCGCCTCACCGATGCCATGGCGCAGCAGCTCAGCGGCCAGCTTACGCTGCAGCACAAGCTGCTGGCCGTGGCGCAGCCGGCAGCCGGCGGCGAGTACCAGCTCACCTTCGAGCAGGCCGGCGGCCGCCAGGTGCAGATTGCCGCCGACTACGTGGTGCTGACGCTGCCCTTTACGGTATTGCGGCAGGTGCAGCTGCTGGTAGCGCTGCCCGCCTGGAAAACCAACGCCATCCGCAACCTGGGCTACGGTACCAACGCCAAGCTGTTTCTGGGGTTCAATGGCCGCCCCTGGCGCACCGACGGCTACACCGGCTACATCTTCTCCGACACGCCCGTGCAGAGTGGCTGGGACTCGGGGCAGCTGCAGCCCACGGCGCAGTCGGCTTATACGGTGTACCTGGGCGGGCAGGAAGGCGTGCGGGTAGGCACCGGCTCGGCGCAGTCGCAGGTGAGCCGGTATCTGCCGGTGCTGGAAGCCGCGTGGCCAGCCACGCGCGGGCGCTACAACGGGCGGGTGGAGCGGATGCACTGGCCCACGCACCCCTACACGCTGGCCAGCTATGCCTGCTACCGGCCCGGGCAGTACAGCACCATTGCGGGGGCCGAAGGCCGGCCGGTAAGCAACCTGTACTTCGCCGGGGAGCATTGCAGCGCCTGGTACCAGGGCTACATGAACGGCGCCGCCGAAACCGGCCGCCTGGCCGCCGACGGCCTGCGGGCAGCGTTGCGCGGCAACAGCACGGCGCTGCACCGCCGCCTGCGCCAGCGCGAGCAGGCCCTGGTATAG
- a CDS encoding DUF3592 domain-containing protein, with translation MTTFPLVSGALALAHLAIAGWVLRWLWQRYRPGSATAPASIVAEGTIVALETDAQRWLEEFPVVRFQGRQGQWLTLRCHRKCRAARFITGQKVTVRYPAPAPEQFVILSRLGLLLR, from the coding sequence ATGACGACCTTCCCCCTAGTATCCGGCGCCCTGGCGCTGGCGCACCTGGCCATTGCGGGCTGGGTGCTGCGCTGGCTCTGGCAACGCTACCGCCCTGGCTCGGCCACCGCCCCCGCCAGCATCGTCGCCGAGGGCACCATCGTGGCCCTCGAAACCGACGCCCAGCGCTGGCTGGAAGAGTTTCCGGTGGTGCGCTTTCAGGGCCGGCAGGGCCAGTGGCTCACGCTGCGCTGCCACCGCAAGTGCCGCGCCGCCCGCTTCATCACCGGCCAGAAGGTAACCGTGCGCTACCCGGCCCCCGCCCCCGAGCAGTTCGTTATTCTCAGCCGGCTGGGCCTGCTGCTGCGGTAG
- the purU gene encoding formyltetrahydrofolate deformylase, whose protein sequence is MTHYLLINCPDEPGLVYRITEVLYRHGLNILRNGEFVDRHDHHFFMRTELEGPCEPARLLLDLQTALPHATIRLRDDRPRRIVLMATKEHHCLSELLLRHFFGQLQAQVLAVISNHDNLRDLTERLGVPYHHLSAEGLSREAHEAAVLQQIDAYNPDYVVLARYMRILSPEFVAHFPARLINIHHSFLPAFVGASPYAQAYARGVKSIGATAHFVTDQLDQGPIITQSVIPTDHTHSALDMAQAGRDVEKITLARALTLVFREQVFVHRNRTIVFE, encoded by the coding sequence ATGACCCACTACCTCCTCATCAACTGCCCCGACGAGCCGGGCCTGGTGTACCGCATCACCGAAGTGCTCTACCGCCACGGCCTCAACATCCTGCGCAACGGCGAGTTCGTCGACCGCCACGACCACCACTTCTTCATGCGCACCGAGCTCGAAGGCCCCTGCGAGCCCGCCCGCCTGCTCCTGGACCTGCAAACCGCCCTGCCCCACGCCACCATCCGCCTCCGCGACGACCGGCCCCGCCGCATCGTGCTCATGGCCACCAAAGAGCACCACTGCCTCTCCGAGCTGCTGCTGCGCCACTTCTTCGGCCAGCTGCAGGCCCAGGTGCTGGCCGTCATCAGCAACCACGATAACCTGCGCGACCTCACCGAGCGCCTCGGCGTGCCCTACCACCACCTCAGTGCCGAAGGCCTCTCCCGCGAGGCCCACGAAGCCGCCGTGCTCCAGCAAATCGACGCCTACAACCCCGACTACGTGGTGCTGGCCCGCTACATGCGCATCCTCTCGCCCGAGTTTGTGGCCCACTTCCCGGCCCGCCTCATCAACATCCACCACAGCTTCCTGCCGGCCTTCGTAGGGGCCAGCCCCTACGCCCAGGCCTACGCCCGCGGCGTGAAAAGCATCGGCGCCACCGCCCACTTCGTCACCGACCAGCTCGACCAGGGCCCCATCATCACCCAAAGCGTCATCCCCACCGACCACACCCACAGCGCCCTCGACATGGCCCAGGCCGGCCGCGACGTCGAGAAAATCACCCTGGCCCGCGCCCTCACCCTGGTATTCCGCGAGCAGGTCTTCGTCCACCGCAACCGCACCATCGTCTTCGAGTAA
- a CDS encoding DUF262 domain-containing protein has translation MAEPLFIPELIQKINNGNIRIPSFQRGFIWDADRVSHLMDSIYKGFPFGSLLFWRTKHPLKSERALGPFELPSNDPDYPIDYVLDGQQRATSIFGVFQNHLLPIEGEDDSPFKIYFDLSEQNSIQDSNFLFIPDEEVNPEKHFPLRLLFDSPKYRKYLLSVPEETAEKVDMLYQKFTRARLPVQTFESDDRTAVAIVFERINRLGVELDTLQLLSAWTWSEDFDLQDEFQELAEDLAPYGFRDVGEDSDLLLRCCAAIINGDASPNSIVNLKGEEVRSRFPEIRKGINGAVDFLRSSMKSYSAQSLPFPTILIPLSVFFATTKEQDTHPNTKQQKNLFLGHGRFSFREDTPNA, from the coding sequence ATGGCAGAACCATTATTCATTCCAGAGCTTATTCAAAAGATAAACAATGGAAATATCAGGATTCCAAGCTTCCAACGAGGATTTATTTGGGACGCAGATAGGGTTTCACACTTAATGGATTCTATATACAAAGGATTTCCATTCGGCTCCCTACTTTTCTGGCGAACTAAACACCCTTTAAAATCCGAACGAGCTCTTGGCCCTTTTGAATTACCAAGCAACGACCCTGATTACCCAATAGATTATGTATTGGATGGCCAGCAAAGAGCAACATCAATTTTTGGCGTTTTCCAAAATCACTTACTCCCCATAGAAGGCGAAGATGACTCACCCTTTAAAATATATTTTGATCTAAGTGAGCAAAATTCTATTCAGGACTCTAATTTTTTATTTATACCTGACGAAGAGGTTAACCCAGAAAAGCACTTTCCCCTAAGATTATTATTCGACTCTCCTAAATACCGCAAATATCTTTTGAGCGTTCCAGAGGAAACAGCTGAAAAAGTAGATATGCTTTACCAAAAATTTACAAGAGCAAGATTACCAGTTCAAACATTTGAATCAGACGATAGAACAGCTGTAGCAATTGTCTTCGAGAGAATCAACCGTTTGGGCGTAGAACTTGATACCCTTCAATTGCTTTCTGCTTGGACTTGGAGTGAAGACTTTGATCTACAAGATGAATTTCAGGAATTGGCTGAAGATCTTGCCCCCTATGGATTCAGGGATGTTGGAGAGGATTCAGATCTGTTGTTACGATGCTGCGCCGCTATAATTAATGGAGACGCATCTCCTAATTCAATTGTAAACCTAAAAGGCGAAGAAGTACGATCACGCTTCCCAGAAATAAGGAAAGGAATTAATGGAGCTGTTGACTTCCTAAGGTCATCCATGAAGTCGTATTCAGCTCAGTCACTACCATTCCCTACTATATTAATACCATTATCAGTATTTTTTGCAACAACAAAAGAGCAAGACACACATCCAAACACGAAACAACAAAAAAACTTGTTTCTTGGACATGGAAGGTTTTCTTTTCGAGAAGATACTCCAAACGCCTAG
- a CDS encoding DUF3592 domain-containing protein, whose protein sequence is MTIPAIPEDLLFALICLLLGGLFLRKASQLHQKQQHLLTHGLSATATIVRLEDNPSTDHRTYFPVLRFQTATQETVTVCYPHSKRRYQFRVGEPLQIQYYPATPTEILVLSYNQSDIVIYRWLGRATGLLGVVAILAYMLA, encoded by the coding sequence ATGACCATCCCGGCAATTCCTGAAGACCTGCTGTTTGCGCTTATCTGCCTGCTGCTGGGTGGGCTATTCCTGCGCAAAGCCAGCCAGCTCCACCAGAAACAGCAGCACTTGCTCACCCACGGCCTCTCCGCCACAGCCACCATTGTCCGCCTGGAAGACAACCCTTCTACCGACCACCGCACCTACTTCCCCGTCCTGCGTTTCCAGACGGCTACCCAGGAAACCGTCACGGTCTGCTACCCGCACAGCAAGCGCCGCTACCAGTTTCGCGTGGGCGAGCCGCTGCAAATCCAGTACTATCCCGCCACGCCCACCGAAATTCTGGTCCTCTCCTACAATCAGTCCGATATTGTAATCTACCGCTGGCTGGGCCGGGCCACCGGCCTGTTGGGTGTTGTTGCCATACTTGCTTATATGCTGGCGTAA
- a CDS encoding GIY-YIG nuclease family protein, with product MYVYILTNPAHTVLYIGITNDLPRRLHEHSNGLGDAGKFTGRYQTNLLIYFEPCPDPTQAIAREKQLKGWTRAKKEALIAAFNPTWATIDPATWSDDLSSQPPRLEEAF from the coding sequence ATGTATGTCTATATCCTCACCAATCCGGCGCATACCGTCCTCTACATCGGCATCACCAACGACTTGCCACGACGCCTGCACGAGCATAGCAATGGTCTGGGTGATGCGGGCAAATTCACGGGCCGCTATCAAACCAACCTACTGATCTACTTCGAACCCTGCCCTGACCCCACCCAAGCCATAGCCCGCGAAAAGCAGCTAAAAGGCTGGACCCGAGCAAAAAAAGAAGCCCTGATAGCCGCCTTCAATCCGACCTGGGCCACTATCGACCCCGCTACCTGGTCAGACGACTTATCGTCGCAACCGCCCCGTCTGGAGGAAGCTTTCTAA